The following are from one region of the Halodesulfurarchaeum sp. HSR-GB genome:
- a CDS encoding NusA-like transcription termination signal-binding factor, whose amino-acid sequence MRVSLSDTARQYLVLFEDVTGATAVDCVLDEAHEQVLFVVAAGEMGQAIGPDGKRVKRLEARLGEDVELIEDAPTPEGFVANALAPAAVYNVTISENDDRVAYAEVDHEDHGIAIGEKGRNIEAAKRLAKRHFDVDDIQLT is encoded by the coding sequence ATGCGTGTCAGCCTCTCCGATACGGCACGGCAGTACCTCGTCCTCTTCGAGGACGTGACCGGGGCGACGGCCGTCGATTGTGTGCTCGACGAGGCCCACGAGCAGGTGCTCTTCGTCGTGGCCGCCGGCGAGATGGGCCAGGCGATCGGGCCGGACGGGAAACGGGTCAAACGGCTGGAGGCCCGTCTCGGGGAGGACGTGGAACTCATCGAGGACGCCCCGACGCCCGAGGGGTTCGTCGCGAACGCGCTCGCGCCCGCGGCGGTGTACAACGTGACGATCTCGGAGAACGACGACCGGGTCGCGTACGCCGAGGTCGACCACGAGGACCACGGCATCGCGATCGGTGAGAAGGGGCGCAATATCGAGGCCGCAAAGCGATTGGCAAAGCGCCACTTCGACGTGGACGACATTCAGTTGACCTGA